A genomic stretch from Telmatocola sphagniphila includes:
- a CDS encoding ribonuclease H family protein gives MAYLAGIDEAGYGPNLGPMTQAAVMWRLPNPNLDLWSELQDVLARDESDASKIPVADSKNLYGKSGRLASLERGLFTLLPMLRTPPLTLDSFLQDVGALGLEELRQEPWYDPQRTIPVEYPLDQIVLDVEKWDRHRMSLPSGHTMQTEWTFVAITPTPLFNRIVEKHNVKSAATAAGVISLLQKLRPEFLGQGWENVVAVDKLGGRNFYGAILQEAFPDCWIETVRETAAEGFYRVKLGCPSDLEEHDITRVDLRFTPKAEEKYLPVALASMLAKYLRELLMLQFNEYWRNKIPGLKATAGYPMDAKRFLEDIRDTLEKERIPLESVWRMK, from the coding sequence ATGGCCTATTTGGCAGGAATCGATGAAGCGGGCTACGGTCCGAATCTGGGTCCAATGACTCAGGCGGCAGTGATGTGGCGGCTGCCCAATCCCAATCTGGATCTCTGGTCAGAACTTCAGGATGTTCTGGCCCGCGACGAATCCGATGCCAGCAAGATTCCGGTGGCAGATTCCAAAAATCTCTACGGGAAGTCGGGTCGGCTCGCTTCCCTGGAGCGTGGCCTCTTCACCTTGCTGCCGATGTTGCGAACGCCACCTCTGACACTCGATTCCTTTCTGCAGGATGTCGGTGCCCTGGGACTTGAAGAACTTCGGCAGGAGCCCTGGTACGATCCACAACGGACTATTCCCGTCGAGTATCCTCTCGATCAAATCGTTTTGGATGTCGAAAAGTGGGATCGGCATCGAATGTCGCTACCCTCCGGCCACACGATGCAAACGGAGTGGACGTTCGTGGCGATCACTCCAACCCCCTTATTCAACCGGATAGTGGAGAAGCACAACGTCAAGAGTGCGGCCACAGCCGCCGGCGTGATATCGCTCTTGCAGAAACTTCGACCCGAATTCCTAGGTCAGGGTTGGGAAAACGTGGTGGCAGTTGACAAATTGGGGGGGCGGAATTTCTACGGTGCGATCCTGCAGGAAGCCTTTCCCGACTGTTGGATTGAAACCGTGCGAGAAACGGCCGCGGAGGGCTTCTATCGGGTAAAGCTCGGCTGCCCCAGCGATCTGGAAGAGCATGATATTACGCGTGTGGACCTACGTTTTACGCCCAAGGCCGAAGAGAAATATCTTCCGGTGGCTTTGGCATCTATGCTGGCGAAGTATCTGAGGGAATTGCTGATGCTGCAGTTCAACGAGTACTGGCGCAACAAGATTCCCGGCCTGAAGGCGACCGCAGGCTATCCGATGGATGCGAAAAGGTTTTTGGAGGATATTCGGGACACGCTGGAAAAAGAACGCATCCCGTTAGAAAGTGTCTGGCGGATGAAATGA
- the rsfS gene encoding ribosome silencing factor, with translation MSAHILEVESASDRVWENALLESHLPNFELIQGGPLATETLTAPISKPALKSALERACICARSARDNKAKDIIVLDMRRAHPLYDFFVLTTGASRRQIHNIAEEIDDVLKAEGDVRHGIEGYEASKWIIQDYTDILVHVFDPETRDFYRLEELWSDAPKVDWERY, from the coding sequence ATGTCCGCACATATTCTGGAGGTGGAATCAGCCAGTGACCGTGTTTGGGAAAATGCGTTGCTCGAAAGCCACCTTCCGAACTTTGAATTGATTCAAGGAGGGCCTTTGGCAACAGAAACTTTGACTGCCCCCATTTCGAAACCTGCACTGAAAAGTGCTCTTGAACGGGCTTGCATATGCGCCCGAAGTGCCCGCGATAATAAAGCTAAGGACATCATCGTGCTCGATATGCGAAGAGCGCACCCGCTCTACGATTTCTTCGTGCTGACGACTGGGGCCAGCCGTCGCCAGATCCACAATATCGCCGAGGAAATCGACGATGTGTTGAAAGCCGAAGGCGACGTACGTCACGGCATCGAAGGCTACGAGGCGAGCAAATGGATCATCCAGGACTACACCGATATCCTGGTGCACGTCTTCGATCCGGAAACGCGCGATTTCTACCGCCTCGAAGAGCTTTGGAGCGATGCTCCGAAAGTGGATTGGGAGCGTTACTAG
- a CDS encoding phosphoglycerate dehydrogenase, whose protein sequence is MQKVLISPAPLATMPGPYRDILTESGFELVFPPRRAQMTEAETIESLQGLKAVVAGSERYTPKVLDALPDLKVIARVGVGYDAVNIPHCTEKGIVVAYAPGANNQAVAEQTLMAVLVLAKSLMTQDAAIRQGLWPRQGYLPVRGATLGIVGLGRIGKAVTVRAKAFRMNVIACDPVVDESFNRAHDVTMLNFEEVLAKSDYLTFHVPSLPSTYKMIRSETLKLMKPTAFLINTSRGPVVNETDLVEALEKKKLAGAALDVFDPEPPPANHPLYKFSNVILTAHTAGVDQQALQDLAYSAAASIVKLSQGEWPAEQIVNGDVRAKFKW, encoded by the coding sequence ATGCAGAAAGTGTTGATCTCTCCCGCACCGCTTGCCACTATGCCCGGGCCCTATCGCGATATTCTCACGGAGTCGGGATTCGAGTTGGTCTTCCCGCCGCGCCGCGCCCAAATGACCGAGGCAGAGACCATCGAATCTCTGCAAGGCTTGAAGGCTGTGGTGGCCGGGTCGGAACGCTACACGCCCAAAGTGCTGGATGCTTTACCCGATCTGAAAGTTATCGCCCGGGTCGGCGTCGGCTACGATGCGGTGAACATTCCCCACTGCACCGAAAAGGGGATAGTCGTGGCCTACGCTCCTGGTGCGAATAATCAGGCCGTCGCCGAGCAGACGCTGATGGCCGTTTTGGTACTGGCGAAAAGCCTGATGACTCAGGATGCCGCCATCCGACAGGGGCTTTGGCCTCGACAGGGCTATCTGCCGGTTCGCGGGGCAACTCTGGGAATTGTGGGTTTAGGTCGGATCGGGAAAGCGGTGACTGTGCGTGCAAAAGCCTTCCGCATGAATGTAATTGCCTGCGATCCGGTGGTCGATGAATCTTTTAACCGCGCTCACGATGTTACCATGCTTAATTTTGAGGAAGTGCTAGCGAAATCCGATTATCTGACCTTTCACGTCCCCAGTTTGCCCAGCACATACAAGATGATTCGCTCCGAAACTTTGAAGCTGATGAAGCCGACCGCTTTTCTGATCAACACCTCACGCGGACCCGTCGTAAACGAAACGGATCTGGTAGAAGCTCTGGAAAAGAAAAAGTTGGCCGGGGCCGCACTGGATGTTTTCGATCCCGAACCCCCGCCCGCAAATCACCCGCTTTACAAGTTCTCAAATGTGATTCTAACCGCTCACACCGCTGGCGTTGATCAGCAAGCCCTGCAGGATCTGGCTTATTCCGCCGCAGCTTCGATAGTCAAGTTGTCCCAAGGGGAATGGCCGGCGGAGCAGATAGTGAACGGAGACGTCCGGGCGAAATTCAAGTGGTGA
- a CDS encoding RNA polymerase sigma factor → MGSSPTTRASLLLRLANPEDQKAWAEFVTLYEPLVHRLLRKSGLQDADLREVTQEVFLAVSRNVARFEPAYEKGSFRGWLRTVTRNLLVNLLEQRRRKLGAGTGSTDMLHLIQQLPAPDCETSVFVDTEFRRRLFHHAADRVRKEFRPATWQAFWQTCVEQIPIAEVCQRLGITPGAVYIARSRVITRLRAEVDRIDREENQ, encoded by the coding sequence ATGGGTTCATCGCCAACGACACGAGCCAGCCTGTTACTGCGGCTGGCTAATCCCGAAGATCAGAAGGCTTGGGCCGAGTTCGTTACCTTGTACGAACCGCTGGTTCATCGCCTCTTGCGGAAATCAGGCTTGCAGGACGCCGATCTGCGCGAGGTCACCCAGGAAGTTTTTCTGGCCGTCAGTCGCAATGTGGCCCGCTTCGAACCGGCCTACGAAAAGGGAAGTTTTCGCGGCTGGTTGCGTACAGTAACACGTAATCTGCTGGTGAATCTTCTGGAACAACGCCGTCGCAAGCTCGGGGCGGGAACCGGGTCTACCGATATGCTGCATTTGATTCAGCAACTTCCCGCTCCCGATTGCGAGACATCGGTATTCGTCGATACGGAATTTCGGCGTCGGCTTTTCCATCATGCGGCCGATCGGGTTCGGAAGGAATTCCGTCCAGCGACCTGGCAGGCTTTTTGGCAGACCTGCGTCGAGCAAATTCCCATCGCGGAAGTCTGCCAGAGGTTGGGGATTACGCCGGGGGCCGTTTATATCGCACGCAGCCGGGTGATTACGCGTTTGCGGGCAGAAGTGGATCGAATCGATAGAGAGGAGAATCAGTAA
- a CDS encoding PP2C family protein-serine/threonine phosphatase, with amino-acid sequence MALSLNIGKCTLLGNYRENNEDSIEVKLFPDLIVCIVADGMGGQNAGEVASKKAIDIIPRELRKHLSPAVNIEQTKTIIRKAIVTANEEIMAMGSLDKEMKNMGTTVVVAVWRKGQELFVTGVGDSRTYLIRNRKISQLTVDHSLAQALVEAKTISAAEAREHKFRNVLWKYLGSKEVGDGPEVTVVPLQQGDRFLLCSDGLHGVVPDDKLLNFVGTQTDSQACADGLGQLALDSGSRDNVSCIIMDIL; translated from the coding sequence ATGGCATTGTCGCTGAACATCGGTAAATGCACACTTCTCGGGAATTACCGTGAAAACAACGAAGATTCTATCGAAGTCAAACTGTTCCCCGATTTGATTGTGTGTATTGTTGCGGACGGTATGGGCGGCCAGAACGCTGGCGAAGTCGCCAGTAAAAAAGCCATCGACATCATACCCCGCGAATTGCGGAAACATCTCTCGCCGGCCGTAAATATCGAGCAGACGAAAACCATTATCCGCAAAGCGATTGTCACCGCCAATGAAGAAATCATGGCGATGGGTTCGCTGGATAAGGAAATGAAGAACATGGGCACGACCGTGGTCGTGGCCGTCTGGCGTAAAGGTCAGGAACTCTTCGTCACCGGCGTTGGCGACAGCCGAACCTACCTGATTCGCAATCGCAAGATTTCCCAGTTGACCGTCGATCACTCTTTAGCTCAAGCTCTGGTGGAAGCGAAAACGATTTCAGCCGCCGAGGCCCGAGAGCATAAGTTCCGCAACGTCCTTTGGAAATACCTCGGCAGCAAAGAAGTCGGAGATGGCCCGGAAGTGACGGTAGTTCCGCTGCAACAGGGGGATCGTTTCCTGCTCTGCTCCGACGGTCTGCACGGCGTAGTCCCGGATGACAAACTTTTGAATTTTGTCGGCACGCAAACCGATTCGCAAGCCTGTGCGGACGGTCTGGGTCAACTCGCTTTGGATAGCGGCTCCCGAGACAACGTCTCCTGCATTATCATGGATATCCTGTAA
- a CDS encoding DUF1559 family PulG-like putative transporter gives MKYCKLIAMLALLLGAGTARSQGAPLPVGLKDVPPDSIYFFHADVKSILKSPLVQEVRKGLGDQLQQAMEAAKAQGIDIEKLSTVTFSSPNFTLIASNAENNQFLLTLQFQEAYDKSKLFVDQRAGEEKDNAIPLKSDMLLRLVDSKTVQLTNKKMAAQKDKGKPANSETDSLADFIQESQKHQLCMAINLSGLPDEIRKNPAEELRPFLPIFNAQNLGIFADATQGLKVNLKFHCENADKAETVKGSLNLAGKIASKQIELVQNSKSRDLEPLLPALKIIKKGIDEAKIQELKNEVSALVEFQSDIPLGSYLKGLSGKMLGNSSRTIAVNNLKQIALAMHNYASVYDGFPPGAICDRKGKKLLSWRVAILPYVDQTALYAEFKLDEPWDSEHNKKLIAKMPRVYRHPSDDPKTTKTRYKIFTGNGACFDVVKATKFQEITDGTSNTLMCVTAAEPVEWTKPDDIEYDKKVDVLKLLFWEDGSTPISLCDGSVRSVSTKLKLDTLHLLIQKADGQVIGPIE, from the coding sequence ATGAAATACTGCAAGTTAATTGCGATGCTGGCCCTCCTGCTCGGGGCGGGCACCGCGCGCAGTCAGGGAGCTCCACTACCAGTGGGTTTAAAAGATGTGCCGCCCGATAGCATTTACTTCTTCCATGCGGACGTGAAGTCGATTCTGAAATCTCCTCTGGTCCAGGAAGTTCGTAAGGGGCTGGGGGATCAACTCCAGCAAGCGATGGAAGCCGCGAAAGCTCAAGGGATCGATATCGAAAAACTCTCGACCGTGACTTTCTCCTCGCCGAATTTCACACTGATCGCTTCCAATGCGGAAAATAATCAGTTTTTGCTCACCCTTCAGTTTCAGGAGGCGTATGACAAATCGAAATTATTCGTCGACCAGCGAGCTGGAGAAGAAAAGGACAACGCCATCCCGTTGAAAAGCGATATGCTGCTTCGTCTGGTGGATTCTAAAACGGTTCAGCTCACCAATAAAAAAATGGCGGCGCAAAAGGATAAAGGCAAACCGGCTAATTCCGAGACGGATTCCCTGGCGGATTTCATTCAGGAATCGCAGAAACATCAGCTCTGCATGGCTATTAATCTTTCCGGGCTTCCCGATGAAATTCGCAAGAACCCGGCGGAGGAACTTCGGCCCTTTCTCCCAATATTCAATGCTCAGAACCTCGGGATTTTCGCGGATGCCACCCAAGGTCTGAAAGTGAATCTGAAATTTCACTGCGAGAATGCTGACAAGGCTGAGACTGTTAAAGGCAGTTTAAACCTGGCTGGAAAGATTGCCAGCAAACAAATCGAACTCGTCCAAAACTCCAAGTCTAGAGATCTCGAACCGCTTTTGCCGGCCTTGAAGATCATCAAAAAGGGAATTGATGAAGCGAAGATTCAGGAGTTGAAGAACGAGGTCTCGGCCCTGGTCGAATTTCAGTCCGATATACCGCTCGGGAGCTATCTGAAAGGTCTCAGCGGCAAGATGCTGGGAAATTCGAGCCGGACTATTGCCGTCAATAATTTGAAGCAGATTGCCCTAGCCATGCATAACTATGCCAGCGTGTACGACGGGTTTCCACCGGGCGCAATCTGCGATCGAAAGGGAAAGAAGCTTCTTAGCTGGAGAGTGGCCATTCTTCCCTATGTGGATCAAACGGCCCTCTACGCGGAATTTAAGCTCGATGAACCCTGGGATAGCGAGCACAACAAGAAACTGATCGCCAAGATGCCCAGGGTCTATCGCCATCCGAGCGATGACCCTAAAACGACCAAGACCCGCTACAAGATTTTCACCGGTAACGGAGCTTGCTTCGATGTGGTCAAAGCGACTAAATTTCAGGAAATAACAGATGGCACATCGAACACCCTCATGTGCGTGACCGCCGCGGAACCGGTGGAATGGACCAAGCCCGATGATATCGAATATGACAAGAAAGTGGACGTCTTGAAGCTCCTCTTCTGGGAAGACGGTTCCACGCCGATCAGCCTATGCGATGGCTCCGTCCGCAGCGTCTCCACCAAACTGAAACTGGATACGCTCCATCTGTTAATTCAGAAGGCGGACGGTCAAGTGATTGGGCCGATCGAATAG
- the argS gene encoding arginine--tRNA ligase, with protein sequence MNLIEQLRSVFRPILAKRVEDESKLLGYLGMIRPGQNPDLADYQANFAMPLAKTLNKKSPELASEIISELPKDGLIASANLAGPGFINLKLSDAFLAQALSQIRSDDRLGASRASSPRKIVIDYSGPNVAKPLHVGHLRSTIIGEALHRLLEFRGHQVIADNHLGDWGTQFGMLLYGYKNHLDKAAYEKDPVSELARLYKLVRKLGEAKSDEDEGDTANPVVQAYRQETVKLHQGDPENNRLWKEFMPACLEEVHIIYRRLDVHFDHELGESFYNPMLADVVADCLKKGIAQESQGAIVIAENEKSVSLIRKSDGAYTYTTTDLATIKYRVEHFRADCCLYVVDFRQGDHFKKLFTAAKRWGYPNIELTHVSFGSVLGEDKRPIKTRSGEPIELNELLDEAIRQGREKYEASRSEREERGFRVPELSDAEIQEIAEVVGLGAVKYADLSQNRTSDYVFSYEKMLATDGNTATYNQYAYARCRSIFRESEVEELAFQKQNHPVILGEPQERALALQLLRLDEALITAEAEYAPHALTSYLWEVSKALASFYASPNCSVLKASSDELKNSRLVLCDLTARTISLVLNLLAIRTVERM encoded by the coding sequence ATGAACCTGATTGAGCAACTTCGATCTGTATTCCGACCGATCCTGGCTAAACGAGTCGAGGACGAATCGAAACTCCTCGGGTATCTGGGGATGATTCGCCCCGGACAAAATCCGGACTTGGCCGACTATCAAGCCAATTTTGCAATGCCGCTGGCAAAAACGCTCAATAAAAAATCGCCAGAATTGGCCTCGGAAATCATCTCGGAATTGCCCAAAGACGGCCTGATCGCCTCGGCCAACTTGGCCGGTCCGGGATTCATCAATCTGAAGTTGTCGGATGCGTTTCTGGCTCAAGCCCTGTCCCAGATTCGCTCGGATGATCGACTAGGGGCTTCCCGAGCTTCCTCGCCGCGAAAAATCGTCATCGATTACTCGGGTCCGAACGTAGCTAAACCATTGCACGTCGGACATTTACGCAGCACAATCATCGGGGAAGCGTTGCATCGGCTGCTGGAATTTCGGGGACATCAGGTGATTGCGGACAACCACCTGGGCGACTGGGGCACTCAGTTCGGCATGCTACTGTATGGTTACAAGAATCACTTGGATAAGGCGGCTTACGAAAAAGACCCGGTGAGTGAGTTAGCTCGACTCTACAAACTCGTCCGCAAACTGGGCGAAGCGAAAAGCGATGAAGACGAGGGAGATACGGCCAATCCGGTCGTCCAGGCTTATCGACAGGAGACCGTGAAACTCCATCAAGGAGACCCTGAGAACAATCGGCTCTGGAAAGAGTTCATGCCGGCGTGTCTGGAAGAAGTCCACATTATTTATCGAAGACTCGACGTTCATTTCGATCATGAACTCGGAGAGAGCTTCTACAACCCGATGCTGGCCGATGTGGTAGCGGATTGCCTGAAAAAAGGAATCGCCCAGGAAAGCCAAGGGGCAATTGTTATCGCCGAGAACGAGAAATCGGTATCGCTGATCCGAAAGAGCGATGGGGCCTACACTTATACCACCACTGATCTGGCAACGATCAAGTACCGGGTCGAGCATTTCCGAGCGGATTGCTGCCTTTACGTAGTCGATTTTCGGCAGGGCGATCATTTCAAGAAACTTTTTACCGCCGCCAAACGCTGGGGTTACCCAAACATCGAACTGACGCACGTTTCATTTGGTTCGGTGCTGGGAGAAGATAAACGACCGATCAAAACGCGCTCCGGCGAACCGATCGAACTGAATGAACTGTTGGACGAAGCGATTCGCCAGGGTCGGGAGAAATACGAAGCGAGTCGGTCCGAACGAGAAGAACGCGGCTTTCGGGTACCTGAGTTAAGCGATGCCGAGATTCAGGAAATTGCAGAAGTTGTTGGCCTGGGAGCTGTGAAGTACGCGGATCTGAGTCAGAATCGGACCAGTGATTATGTTTTCAGCTACGAGAAAATGCTGGCAACCGATGGTAATACGGCAACATACAACCAGTACGCCTATGCCCGGTGCCGGAGCATTTTCCGGGAATCGGAAGTGGAGGAACTGGCATTTCAGAAGCAAAATCATCCGGTGATTCTCGGCGAACCGCAAGAAAGAGCTCTCGCCTTGCAACTCTTAAGACTGGATGAAGCTCTGATTACCGCCGAGGCCGAATATGCCCCGCATGCTTTGACCAGCTATTTATGGGAAGTTTCTAAGGCTCTTGCAAGTTTTTATGCCTCGCCGAATTGTAGCGTGCTGAAAGCCAGTAGCGATGAACTGAAAAATAGTCGGTTGGTACTGTGCGATTTAACAGCCCGGACAATCAGCCTGGTATTGAATCTGTTAGCGATTCGGACGGTAGAGCGGATGTAG
- a CDS encoding glycosyltransferase has protein sequence MDAMPRPRLALVHDWLTGMRGGEKCLEVLCREFPGAPIHTLIHQVGSTSPEIDSHPVKSSRLNHLPKIERYYRYLLPLMPWAARWNVRDCDLVLSFSHCVAKAAVPPPGIPHVCYCFTPMRYAWHMKEQYFGSERVSLKTRGIDIILSRIREWDRKISTRVTHFIAISRTIRDRIRDSYDRDSTVIYPPVDTKFYTPTNIRRENFFLVVSAFAPYKRLDLALEACRRLGRKLVLIGKGQNLQKLKNQYAGDDRIQFLGWQSDQTIRDYLRRSQALLFPGEEDFGIVPLEANACGTPVIAYARGGATETIKPLAGSAEPTGVFFDEQSVDSLVAAIETFERSRSAFSPLAARANAQKFSQDRFRREMLDYISSVLAEDGQRQRRAA, from the coding sequence ATGGATGCGATGCCCCGGCCCAGGCTGGCCCTGGTGCACGATTGGCTGACCGGAATGCGCGGCGGAGAGAAGTGTCTGGAGGTTCTCTGCCGGGAGTTTCCGGGTGCGCCGATTCATACCCTGATCCACCAAGTTGGCTCGACCTCACCTGAAATCGACTCGCATCCTGTCAAATCGAGTCGGCTCAATCATCTGCCGAAAATCGAGCGCTATTACCGATATCTTTTACCACTCATGCCCTGGGCCGCCCGCTGGAATGTCCGCGACTGCGATCTGGTTTTGAGTTTCAGCCACTGCGTGGCCAAGGCCGCCGTACCTCCTCCGGGAATCCCGCATGTCTGCTACTGCTTTACCCCGATGCGTTACGCGTGGCATATGAAGGAGCAGTATTTCGGTTCGGAACGGGTCTCCTTGAAGACTCGGGGAATCGACATAATTTTAAGCCGCATCCGGGAGTGGGATCGCAAAATCAGTACGCGGGTTACCCATTTTATTGCTATTAGTCGAACGATCCGGGACCGGATCCGGGATTCCTACGATCGCGACAGCACGGTGATTTATCCTCCCGTGGATACCAAGTTCTACACTCCAACAAACATTCGTCGGGAGAACTTTTTTCTCGTGGTCTCGGCTTTCGCTCCTTACAAGCGATTGGATCTGGCACTGGAGGCCTGTCGACGGCTGGGACGAAAGTTAGTGCTCATCGGCAAAGGGCAGAACCTACAGAAGCTGAAAAATCAATACGCTGGCGATGATCGGATTCAATTTCTGGGCTGGCAATCAGATCAGACGATCCGGGACTATCTGCGACGCTCCCAGGCACTACTGTTTCCCGGAGAGGAAGATTTCGGGATTGTTCCCCTGGAGGCGAACGCCTGCGGAACTCCCGTGATCGCTTACGCTCGGGGAGGGGCCACAGAGACGATCAAGCCTCTTGCGGGTTCGGCGGAGCCTACGGGAGTGTTCTTTGACGAACAGTCGGTGGATAGTCTCGTCGCGGCCATCGAAACGTTCGAGAGGAGTCGCAGTGCGTTTTCTCCGTTAGCCGCTCGAGCGAATGCACAGAAGTTCAGTCAGGATCGCTTTCGGCGCGAAATGCTCGATTATATATCGAGTGTGCTGGCGGAAGATGGTCAGCGTCAGAGACGGGCGGCCTAA
- a CDS encoding histidine triad nucleotide-binding protein, translating to MLADNIFLKIIDKKIPAKIVHEDDLCLAFHDIHPQAPVHVVIIPKKEIRTHDDLTSEDAVVLGHLHLTAQKIARQLGLHQGYRLVLNCKEDGGQTVPHLHMHLLGGRNMGWPPG from the coding sequence ATGCTAGCCGACAATATTTTTCTGAAGATCATCGACAAAAAGATCCCGGCAAAAATCGTTCACGAGGACGATCTCTGTCTGGCTTTTCACGACATCCATCCTCAGGCCCCCGTTCATGTCGTGATCATACCGAAAAAGGAAATTCGCACGCACGACGACCTGACCTCTGAAGATGCCGTTGTGCTGGGGCATCTGCATCTGACTGCCCAGAAGATCGCTCGTCAGCTGGGGCTTCACCAGGGTTATCGGCTGGTCCTCAATTGCAAGGAAGACGGCGGGCAAACTGTTCCGCATCTGCACATGCATTTGCTCGGCGGTCGAAATATGGGCTGGCCTCCCGGTTAA
- a CDS encoding 3-keto-disaccharide hydrolase, protein MRKWFCALALVFGLSVAVKADDDFVPLFNGKDLTSWKLHPETNTGAFKEVKAVMADGKKVAWEGITKDGKTITLWKVVDGAIVGGGPMSHLYHDAAKWENFHFRAEVKINDKGNSGIFFRAGYRGGIPEGYEAQIDATHSDPIRTGSIYPNGEFGLNKFRKDIVVMNTAPHKPDEFFTYEIIAKGATLTTIVNGKKIKEWTDPAKTFTKGHFALQGHDPGSVMTFKKIEVKELK, encoded by the coding sequence ATGCGGAAGTGGTTTTGTGCATTGGCTCTAGTTTTTGGGCTTTCGGTTGCTGTCAAAGCGGATGACGACTTCGTGCCCCTGTTCAACGGGAAGGATCTCACCAGCTGGAAATTGCATCCCGAAACGAACACGGGAGCTTTTAAGGAAGTCAAGGCTGTGATGGCCGATGGCAAAAAGGTCGCCTGGGAAGGCATCACCAAAGACGGCAAAACGATTACTCTGTGGAAGGTTGTCGACGGTGCGATCGTCGGCGGCGGCCCGATGAGCCACCTCTACCACGACGCGGCCAAGTGGGAAAACTTCCACTTCCGGGCTGAAGTTAAAATTAACGATAAGGGCAACAGTGGCATTTTCTTCCGAGCCGGTTACCGCGGCGGAATTCCAGAAGGTTACGAAGCCCAGATCGATGCGACCCACAGCGACCCGATTCGAACGGGAAGCATTTACCCCAACGGTGAATTCGGTCTGAACAAATTCCGCAAGGATATCGTGGTCATGAACACCGCGCCTCACAAGCCGGACGAATTCTTTACCTACGAAATTATCGCCAAGGGCGCTACCCTGACGACGATCGTGAACGGCAAGAAAATCAAGGAATGGACCGATCCGGCCAAGACCTTCACCAAGGGGCACTTCGCTCTGCAAGGCCACGACCCAGGCTCGGTGATGACTTTCAAGAAAATTGAAGTCAAGGAATTGAAATAA